The Cryptomeria japonica chromosome 9, Sugi_1.0, whole genome shotgun sequence DNA segment acttttTAATGGTCTTAATGTTTTATCGAcctttgtatatttttttaattaattgttgagCTAATGGTGCCATATTTTGTTTTCTTGCATTTTATCTTGCACTGTACAGGACAAGATGGTTAATTTTGGGAAGAAGTTGAAGGAACGACAGTTCCCAGAATGGCAACGGTATGTTCTATTCGAAGCAATCAGTGCCATATCTTGCAATGCGACTTCTTCTCTGTTCTTTTGTTATTTATGTTTCTCAAACTTCTGTTTTCATTGATAACAGTCAATTCTTTTATACGTTATAACATGACATGGAAACAATTGCTCATTGTCTTGTTCCTTGCCATTTATTAATCCATGATGACACCTTAAAGTGGTATAGGTTTTCTGATACATTTGAGCTCGGAATTATCAAACAATCTGGGCTTTTGTTTACTGCTTGTTTTTATGTTTTAGCTGGTTGCTTGTCAGACTTATTGTTTGATTTATATTCATTATGTTAACATCACTATACGCTTGTTGTTTATCGAAATATCACTAATTGTTTTACCAACACAACTGTTTTTGAATATCGTGCATTCCCTTTGTTTATGCCTGCCTATTGTGCCTTTTGAAATACCTTAATATCAATGCTCTATTTGTCCTCTTTGTATATCTGATGAAACATCACGACTATTACTAATAATTGTCTGCTGGCCATATTGTGATTCACTGAATGCAAGACGTTATTTCTTCATGGGACTTGaatgttgttttgttttttgttatgtCATTTCTGAGATACTGAAATCATCTCAAGAATGGTAATAGGATTTACATGAATTAAGAAGATGCCTTGGCACCTTGCCATTCATTTGGTACCAAAAACCAGTTAAAAACATTTGTTTTACAGCTATTTCATAGTTTCTGAggcaattttgatttatttatcagGTACCATGTCCCTCGCTCCTGGTTACACCCCACAAACAATGTATTAGTATTACTTGAGGAAATTGGTGGCGACCCATCTAGAGATCACAGAGCAGCAGCAGCAGAAGAGCAGCCCTGAACTTGATGCTATCAGCGGTTCCTCTCTCATCAGTGGTAAAAACTACACCCAACTTTTAATGAAATTAGATTTCCACAGTTTATGATTTTTGATTGCTATTGTTTTTAGATTAGACTGTGCTGGATAAACAAAATAGTGTTAATTTCTCCTAAATTTTATTATAGCGTAGCGAAACAATCTTTCTGAGATTTATAAATGTACAGTGTGAGTCGTCATGCCCCTATTTTCGGTTTCCAGCATTTCAGCTATCCATTTATTTTTTCGTATGCTTTTATTATCATGCTCAATTATTTGCAAACTTTTTCTTTTCTGCAATGGGTGAAATATTGTGATTTATTTTAATGAAATTGGATTTCCACAGTTTATTATTTTGATTGCTATTGTTTTTAGATTAGACTGAGCAAAATAGTGTTAATTTTCCCTAAATTTTATTATAGCGAAGCGAAACAATCTTTCTGAGATTTATAAGTGTACGGTGTGTGTCGTTCATCGTTCAATTATTTGCAAACTTTTTCTTCTCTACAATGGGTGAATTTAAATGCATTTTTCTgttataaaaaaattgttttctgTTGTTGACAACACATTTACCTTGTGGAATATATATGCTATAAAAAGCTTTGGCTTCTGAAAGATTTTCGATTTTCACAGTTATACATAATATCATGTATCTGGATGCTATTCTGTAATGTTGTTAATTCTGACGTTGAGTCTTCTCTTCAGGAAAACTACAAGAACATTAATTCTGACGTTGAGTCTTCTCTTCAGGAAAACTACAACCAACTTCTCATGATACCttaaatccctaattaattaaggttttttcattgttttttagcACAATCTGGAGCCCTAATTAATTAaggttttttcattgttttttagcACAATCTGGAGTGCTAGCCATTGGGATGTGGTTCGCTATCAAAGATTTGTCATATTTCATTAGGTTGCAAAGGCAAATCGTATGTAGATGACCTTGAATTGATGTATGTCATGTGGTTCGCTATCAAAGATTTGTCATATTTCATTAGGTTGCAAAGGCAAATCGTATGTAGATGACCTTGAATTGATGTATGTTTCTAATACATGTTAAGGACGTTAAGATGGAATGGTTAAGAGATGTGCTATCTTTTTTCTCAATGTAAAATAGAGTCTGCGAGTTGCTGTAGATATGGCGTCTCCTCGGCCAGCTATTCTTTCTTGTATGATTACATTGAGTGGAAGTTGTTAAGAAATTTGTATGTTGATTATAGTTGGTCCATTCTTTATGTGGGATATAGACAGCTGATCAATTCTCTTTTGCCCTTGGGACCAGTTAAAGTCTTTTGAGTTCTTCACTTAAAGGATATAACTTGTATGCTATTTGTTAGTATCACAttcatattgacaatgaattttgaaagCACTTTGAATTAACTATGTGTTTACGTAATTTGTGGTGGCAGGTGTGGGAAGAAACAATGCTTTTGGAGGAGATGGCACGGGACCGTTCTCACTATAGGACAGATGTTTTCTATCTGAAAATGTCTCCATTTCTCTTCGTGCCCACATTCATAAATCAACTCAGGAGAAAATCAGGCCTTATACACAGGGGATGCTTGTTATTCTTGAATACCATTCTTGATGGGTGACAAAAAATGGAGAGATTATTTGGGCAGGTCACCAATTATCCAGTCATTGCTGAACCAATCATTGATTTCAGCAAGGATAAGAGAGTCCACTGATTTGCAGAGATGATAGTTGGGCTCAACATACATGACGAATTAAGTGTGAGACGAATTAAGTGTGAAATGTTTTGAGCCTTAAATTCATGTGATGTTATGGTGGGAGTTAATGGTGAATAAAGAACTAAAAAATGACTCAACCTCAACCTGATAAATTGTTCTTGAATCTTTATGTGGACATCGATATGTTGACAAGAGAAATTGAAATGTTAGAGGAAAGAATTAGAGATTGTTATGTCATCGTAGATATAAATGACAAAATTTGCCTTTCAGAATATTACAACATGCTTAGCATAAAAATTTGTATTGTCTTATGATCTATGTCCTTGTCCTTGTATAATTATCAAATTATGTTGTTTATAAATTgctcttgaatctttatatattTCAATTATACATATTTGTAATAGATAAGATTCTTACCAACTTGATTTTAGTCAGTTTAACGGCTGATTCTGGGCATTTGTGCTCAGAATAAAATAAAAGTTCGTTTGCATGATGACATAGCTACAAATTTAATCATCAGGTTTTAATTATTAGCCACTTTTATGAATATTCATACTCTATAATTTTTTTGATCTCCGAAGAGACAAGAACCAAGAGATAACAGCATAGCCACTATAATTTTTGATCTCTGAAGAGACAAGAACCAAGAGATAACAACAACAGATCTAATTGTTATCGGCAGAGACAAGAACCAAGAGATAACAGCATAGCCACTATAATTTTTGATCTCTGAAGAGACAAGAACCAAGAGATAACAACAACAGATCTAATTGTTATCGGCAGTACAAATTGGACCTTTTCCAGGTACAACTGCTagtttaattaaatagatcttatTAGAGCAAGATGAGAGTCTATAGTAGATGAATAATacccttgtccttttctttttgcaATTTCCGTTTAGAACGGTTCTATTCACCGTTTCCATCATACCCTCGTCGTGTCTGTTCGCTGGATGCAAGAGTAGGCGGCCTATTTTACTTTGACCCACATCAGCAGTgggagaaaaagaaggtagaaaGGGGATATAAATATACCCTTTACATCCCACATAACTTACAATTGATATCCTCTTAAATGTGGATTTATACTATTcatgtattttatgttttaattataataattaaaattttattttattttatttttatacaaAAGTTTTTTTATTTAAGAAATGTATTTTTCTACTTTATTCATATTATTTActatattatatttttcattttaacACGTAACATAAAAAATATGATAATTATGGAtatatttattttgtttaattaaaaaaataaaatatatagataAGATATCTTAATATAATCAAATTTatgattttaataaatattaaatattcaagcATTAAcataataaatttgatcaaatataaaatattcgaacattaaaataataaattcatGACGTTATGACTGATAATTTAagaaaaaatgattattttaaatttttttatttaactaAAGAATTTCGTTTATATAAAAAATctatgaattatttaatttattcataatTGTCATAGATTAATATTCTAGCAAgtaatatttaattattagtcaatattatgtaaaatttaatttttaattatctatatattttatttttatgatgtgttattaaaaaatattataagttACATATATTTGATTCAAATCTTGTAGGTATGTCTTATCCAAGATTAGATTTTGAAAATGAAAAGAAGCAAAGAGAATATCACAAGAATATGCCTATATATTTGATTCAAATCTTGTAGGTATGTCTTATCCAAGATTAGATTTTGAAAATGAAAAGAAGCAAAGAGAATATCACAAGAATATGCCTAAACTATATGACAGTATTAAATACATCACATTAACATTTCACATGAGTTAGTGAATTGTGAATTCCATGGACTATTACCTACAAATGTAATATTGTTGTGGGTAAAATTGACAATGGAATAAGTTGTTCATGGTGAAAATTtaaatttggtatgtaaagaagtTACTTAAAATAACAACTTATAATTTAAAGAGGTCATAGAAATTCATGTGGGTAAAATTGACAATGGAATAAGTTGTTCATGGTGAAAATTtaaatttggtatgtaaagaagtTATGTAAAATAACATTAAAAAGTGAACTTATAATTTAAAGAGGTCATAGAAATTCATGTttaatagatatataaatatatgatgAATGAATACACCTTTTAACcatattttaaaattgttaaattttatttggatatgagaagaatatttggtatgtaaagaaGTTATGTAAAATAACATTAAAAAGTGAACTTATAATTTAAAGAGGTCATAGAAATTCATGTttaatagatatataaatatatgatgAATGAATACACCTTTTAACcatattttaaaattgttaaattttatttggatatgagaagaaagagacaataataaaaaatcacttATATTTTACACTTAGGAAAACTTTCACAATTTTTTTCCCAGATTTCTCTTTCATAGTTATGAGGATGATCCCATGATTGTGAACTTGATATAGGATAAAATAGATGGAATATATCATGATAAACATAATGTTTAGGAATTAATGCATATATTATAGATGGATGTTCATGACAAACATAGTGTTTAGGAATTAATGCATATATTATTGATAATAGATGGATACATCAAGTGTCTAAGAACATGAACAGAACATGAACATGTGTGCATAAAAGTAGGGTGTTAATAAGTATAGAATCCTATGCCAATAAAGATGAGGTAAAATCTATGTAAATGTGTTTGACTTTACACTAGAGTATTGACATTtgccatcatatatatatatggaaacattgTCAAAAATAAGCATAAAATTAAAcgaaaaaattgatatttttttacccttataatttatatagaaaaataaaactattgaaataattaaagataaagattaaaaatttaaacaataaatctAACATATATCTTTCATCTAAATTATTAATcttataaattatataaaaatttaaCTCAACCTATACATAAACTTATTTGAAAGACATTAAAAGACATTAATTCAACTCAATTAAAATTGAactttacaattacatatattgaaaacatgaaaaattaaattaaataaattattaattaaaaatattaaaaaaattaaatttaataatttaaaattaattgttaatatattaaataaatataatataatcaacaatgtaaataaaataaaataattgttataGTAAAATAtaagggaagagcaccagtagctatcatagctaacttcgcacacccacagatcctaaacggtacatcagattttgatttttgttttagttgtcttcgtatgcaacttaactgcttatagctattgatctagcttctgggtagtaacgatgtacgttgtggaatcagttatgcgcacaaaggtcaaaaagtacacatttcaaagtgtcgcttgatacctaactaaagatggtACAGTAACCATCAACTCAAAatcactagtacttgttgacaaatgtcccaatagtggtgcacaaatgttccaatagtggtacacaaataggacaaatgttccaatagttgtgcacaaatgggccaattaattacaaaaaatgatcggctattggtacaaaacaaatttattaatggtgttttcactgtGACGGCTATTGGGGgctcaacatgacaataaggtgacggttattgcagctatgttatctattggtgctcttcacCTActctttaaaataaaattaaaaacaacttttatataaaaatatattttgtttacTTAAATAAAATAACATTTCACTTTTTAAAATGTTCCTTAGTATTTAAGTTCATTCTGTCTAAAGTGTATATTTACATTGGATTTTTCACATGCTCCAGTCTCACTAAAATAGGTACAAATAGGCACTTGCTCTTCCAGGCAGCAAATAGTGGATGACAAGGGGATAACCAAAACGACAAATAAAACCGTTTGAAACCTCATGACTACTTTCACAGAGGAAATAAACAACATTACAAAATAATGTAtcataatgaaataaataattgcATGGATAGGGTAGAATAATTGAACTGATTTTAAGACCACAAAGTAGAGAAAAAAATCTCATGATTTGTTGTCTATCACAAATTAGATGCTTTACACAAAAAGCTAAAAAGTAACAAATTAACTCAGATCTTTGATATCTATTCATATCTTTATTGAGTAATTTTGTTCACGAGTTGTTTTCCTAAAAAAGAAAAGGATCTTGAAATTTGATTTGCATTTGACATTTTTAGGCCACTTACATGATTTTTGTCTATTACACAATGTATTATCTCTTTCACATCTTTTCCAATGCAACCACGAATTGCATTGGAATAGCTTCATAGATTGTCCTACTTCATATTTATTGCAGTTTTAGGAAAAAGGTCAATATATTAGTTGGCTCCAAAAAGAGCAAATGGCCCACTATCACAATGTGACACAATGCACCACTATTGCAAAACAATAGTCATAGTTGTCCACATTTTAAAATTAATCAATAGTACTATAAATTTGCTAAAAAAATTTGGAGAGAACAATTCAAGATGACATCATCCCAATAAGAGTGTACAATGCTATGAGCCAATAGAAATACAGATAAATGAAATTTGTAAATGTTTTACAAAATAGATAtgcttaataaacatagccttaGACCTTCAATATTAAAATGTGTTTGTATTGTTGCTTCGGCAATGTGGCAATCATTATGATAAGGTGACATCAACACATATCTCTAATATGTCAATTATTTGGACCATCATTCCAAATCTTCTTAGAAGAGTGAGGAAACATTATCTAAATGGCATCTAATTGTGGAGTTTTACATAGCCCAAAATGGTGAAAATGTCAATGTACAAACAATAGTGATTTTCTAATATAGTaggaaaatatatatttattttatttttcttagagAAAAGATAATTTTTTAGAGAAAGGGtaattttttaaaagataaaaagTGATAAGATGAAATCTGATTTGCTTTGTATTATTGTCACAATCTAAAAACAAACTCTCACTatctataataaaaattatttgtaATATTTCTTCAACAATATGAGAACATTATGATAGAATGTGAAGGATTTGGATCATCAATCCAATTCTTGTTGAAAGGGTGAAGAAACATTATCTAAATAAAATCTGATTGTGAGAATCTTTATCCACTAAATCATTTAGCTATCAGATAAGAAAGAGCATGAGACTTTAACTAACAACCAAACATGAAACTTTAACTAAGAACCAAAGACTAAAGCATATCCCTtgtgaaaaataaaaattaaaaaaataaaaatttaagccAGAATAGTCCCCTTTCAGGTATTACGAGGGAGGACGAATATTCGCAGCAAAGCTCTTACTAAAGCCTCTCGGCTGATGAATTCTCAAGCTGTGAAAACCCATCTTCTTAGGAAAATGCCTGACATCCTATGTTTTGTATGCCTTGTGCTTGTGCTCTGGAAAGCTAGCTGCCTCTTTTTTAGGGCTAAGCGCCGCCGTTACCTGGCCTCCCTCTGTCCGACAGAGGACGCCCTGCTTCTCTACAAGCTCACCAATTATGTCGAATTCGGCTTTCTCTCCCACAAAGCTCTTGAATtcgcactcttcaggaccttcgccATTCCCTCCATTTCCAAATTGTTACACTCTACTCAACAATTCTGCCCGAGCAGTATCCTCAAACGCTATGATGACACAGACATTCTGACCCAGGAATTCGTTCTGCATCATGTCGACAGTCACAGGGGCTCTCTTGCCCTTCAACGCCTCAATTTCATTCACGCCCACTACAACATCTCTAACGCTGATTTGCTCTATACTCTTTCTCTCTTCGTCCTGGAGCCCATCAGATTTACCGCCAAGTAAGCCTTCTACGctccttttttcttcatttttggtTGGGGGGAAAGGGGAGAACAGGGCGTGAAAGGTGGGGTTTGCTGCAGAGGACTAATTTGTGTTAATTTTCAGGTTTGGTTACAGAAATTGGACGGAAGGGGAGAAACAGGCGCAATTTGTAGTGTGGCATGACATAGGAAAGCGCATGGGCATTAAGCACATCCCACAGAATTTGGAGGAACTGGAGGCGTTTAGCAGGCGATACGAGGCCCAAAAGATGGTGTATTCAGAATCGAACAGAGTGATTGGGGATGCCACGCTTGATCTGCTATTGTCAAAGGTGCCGGTGTCGTTCCGCCCATTTGCCAGACGGGTTGCGTATGCTCTGTTTGATGAGAGACTTGCAAAGGCAATGGGTTATCCTCTTCAGCCCTACTGGGTGGTGTGGAGCGTGGAAAGCATTGTAAGGCTGTGCGGGGGCTCATTTGTTCGGTGGTGTTTGCCACCAAGGCCAATCCATTGGTCAACAGAGAGGATTCAATTGCAAGAGACAGAGGAAAAGCAGGAGGTATATAAACTGAGATACGATGAGTACAAACCGTGCATATATCCGAATGGGTATAAAATTGCGGAGGTGGGAAATGCACCAGGAGGGAAAGTGGGCAAGAGCGGCCAGGGAAGCTTGTTATGCCCCTTACCATGGCTTTCTCAAAACAAGATTTCCTGAACTCAGATTGCCTGCGAATGTACTGTAATTTGTAGGCAATATTTATGTGGGAGCTTTATCTTCCTACTCAAAAACATGCTCGGCTCCTCCAtgtgttttattttttttcagTTAGATTATTTTATTTAACCATTTTGCTATTACAGCTCAAACTGAATAAATGAAAGTATTTATCGTGTAGAGATTATCAGATTCAGAATCATAAATGCCTTTTGTGAAGATTTTATGGCTCTTCTACTCAATTGCCTTGCGAAGGTGAATTCCATGTTGATTATAATTGTAGTATGTCCAAGTACTTTTAGAGATTCGGAACTATGAATTGTTTTGTTCGAAGATTTTATGGCTTTTATCTGTGAGCATGGACTTCATGTTGATTGTAGGCTTGAGCTTTCTATAGTTCATGTAGTATGTGCAAGTTTCTGAAAAATATTATGTATACTTTTTgaatcaatatttcagatcatagaTCATAGTAAGTGAGTGcaatccaaaatgttgatgatagATTGCACATGTTGATGATGGATTGCTGAGTGCAATCCAAAATGTTGATTCAAAAAGCATACATAGTTTTTCCTTTGTTCAttgttttttttaatgtaatgtgtTTAAGCAAAACCATAATTTGAAATTAAAAgttcttttatttaaatttttaataaatattaatttaaattaatataagGTAGACGATCTCATAGTTGAGCATATTTCAATAGATGTTATAGCATGTGTTGATGTATTGTCCAATATTTTTAATATCAAAGCACAAGTAGTTGTGATTTCAAAGTTGTTAGTGTTGATCATAAGCATTCCTTAAACTTaaaaaagcaacaaatcatgtgatgccacatcaattcACCAATAAACAATGCATTTTTAAGACACCTATCTAAAGCTTGATGTAAAATTTAAGTTAATGAATAATTTTACACAACATTTACTTAAATGACATCCTTATTAAGAACATGTGATCAAAGTATCTACCTAAGTATCTATTGTCTTGGTTTTTACGACATCTACCTAAGTATCTATCGTCATGGTTTTTAGGTCCTATTTTCAAAACCATCGTTTTGCTCACTAATTGGCCAAATCAATGCTTAGAAGTCTTGAGAGTCTTTAATAGATGTCATTTTGCGTAAAAACCCTCTTGGAAATCttaacacttagccatttttatgCTTAGTTGGGTTTTATCCTTGGTATTGTAACCATCGTCGGGCCTTGACAGGGTTCTCACAACCCGTTCAAGTCCCAAATGATCCTCTTGATTTTAAAAGTTTAAGTCTTTGTTTTTGGTCCCCAACCATCACAAAACCAATGTCAGGGCCCAACAGGGTTTTCACAACCCAACATTTTTCTAAAAggtttctttctttcaaaagataAAGTTTCAAAGATAAAAAAGAAGGGGGAAAGTTTTCTTCAAAATTAGCAAAATTTAAGAGCTTCAAAACCACTGTTGAGAGTCGATGGGGTTTCCACAACCTTGTCAGTCTCCTACACGAAACTCAGAACCAAAGAAACTTtggtgaaaaaacagaaaaagaCAAAATTAAAAAAGATGATGAAATAATGAATGCCAAGAAAGAAAAGGAAGGTGTTAAAAAATGAGAGGCTTAGAGGTTGTGGTAGCCTCATCAAACATGGACAAGCTTCCCACAACCTTGTTGACGCCCAATATGTGATTCAAAGCTAAGTTCCCAAATCTTTTGAaggcaaagaaaaaaaagaaaaaaaagaaaaaggaaagaacaaTCAAGGTGGTGAAAGAGaatggtttcaaaacctttgttggtACCCAACAAGCAAAGAGTTTTCTAGTGGCAAATTTCGTGTATTTTTTCGCAgtttttttttgaggaaatggcgaatagtctggggcaacatcaCTGGTCAAATTGCCCggaattttggggttaacggtacACTGTATCCTGGCTTTGCCATTGACCACACATTGTTCaacgtgcatgcccgtaatattcgcctggaatcactcgaatgtgggtattagatcacctccattattcgccaacaatagtaaaatgaccacgtgcctaggacctaattcaccaacgctaaattacatgttcattgcacgcgttggccaaatttgccaatatcaattaacacattataagcattcgaggacccatttcgccccgcttaaattaaatgttcattgcacgcgtcggccaaattcaccaatatcaattaaaacattataagcattcgaggacccattttgcctcgcttaaattaaatgttcattgcaccaTGCGTCGACCAAATTCGCCAAaaaagcaatcatggattgatataaatacactctttgactttcttacaatttgttcgtgtctgattagtaaatttgggagctctcgatttgcattccgcaatttgagttggagcatcgaagttcattgtagggcggagggccagagttagaATCCTGCAACATAGGCCaaggcattcctgattcctgattcaaagaattgagaaggcataaagatgagttatcatttcttcatacttgatagtattagttttaacttttaatttgtagtgagaggtcaagactcaagatgtcacagtcagacatgggtgacactcctcagggtggtgaatgGATTGAGATGTcaaacaagggtgagactgagactcctcagggtggtgaagggattgggatgtcagacaagggtaagactcctcaagatggtgaaattgaagggattgggaggccatcaaaacgcccaaaacttaaacttaaagatactaccataaagtctttctttggaattggcaaagtttctagtccatcaacttttgcagttgcagaagccattcatagtagctcaccaccaccacaaggtgggattgtcattgagttaaatgcatcaaatgaggaagACAATATCGACACGAcataagatgttctaagggatacacaatgagataattcactccgattcaaatgctagtactgaagatgatgttggtaggaagaaaataaaaaggaaagtaaaactggggcaagAGTGgcagatgacaaggagttttaagattgattgggtagcaaagtacccattcattgaactagtcccaagcaatgatgaacaaccaatagaatgcaggtgtaagatttgtagctggaaaactaaaagagagaagaagatgcagctaaagcttgacaccatagaaaagcatatcggtaaggtttatgaaaaatagatcatagaggGAAAAGAAACactagtagtaagatggaaatcaaaggaagaatgccATCATGTTAAGTATGCCGCGGAATATGATGAGCATAACCataaaatgacactgattggtgatagtggatttggaaatacaatcaaggttgggcttgaacatgcagtgaaagatgcaaacctggcaaagactattcagatgagt contains these protein-coding regions:
- the LOC131066719 gene encoding ER-bound oxygenase mpaB, producing the protein MNSQAVKTHLLRKMPDILCFVCLVLVLWKASCLFFRAKRRRYLASLCPTEDALLLYKLTNYVEFGFLSHKALEFALFRTFAIPSISKLLHSTQQFCPSSILKRYDDTDILTQEFVLHHVDSHRGSLALQRLNFIHAHYNISNADLLYTLSLFVLEPIRFTAKFGYRNWTEGEKQAQFVVWHDIGKRMGIKHIPQNLEELEAFSRRYEAQKMVYSESNRVIGDATLDLLLSKVPVSFRPFARRVAYALFDERLAKAMGYPLQPYWVVWSVESIVRLCGGSFVRWCLPPRPIHWSTERIQLQETEEKQEVYKLRYDEYKPCIYPNGYKIAEVGNAPGGKVGKSGQGSLLCPLPWLSQNKIS